From the Nitrospirota bacterium genome, one window contains:
- the thpR gene encoding RNA 2',3'-cyclic phosphodiesterase: MDLIRSFIAIEIPQDVKDTIVEIQKNLRKIGANIRWVKTDGIHLTLKFLGDIKETDISKIEARLKNVCNGFLPFILKVKDMGVFPDIKRPRIIWIGIEDASGTLQQLQGKIDFVIKDFCSKKEKRERFTPHLTIGRIKLPYRDAGLLSEAMDEFEKSEVGTFEAKEVSLIKSDLKPEGAMYTTLARISIGHHGS, from the coding sequence CAGGATGTAAAGGATACTATCGTCGAGATTCAAAAAAACCTCAGAAAAATAGGTGCAAATATCAGATGGGTAAAGACAGATGGGATTCATCTAACGCTTAAATTTCTTGGTGATATAAAAGAAACAGATATATCAAAAATAGAGGCGAGGTTAAAAAATGTATGTAATGGTTTTTTACCATTTATCCTGAAGGTGAAAGATATGGGTGTATTCCCTGATATAAAGAGACCAAGAATCATATGGATAGGAATAGAGGATGCCTCAGGTACTCTTCAACAGCTGCAGGGAAAGATCGATTTTGTAATAAAAGATTTCTGCTCAAAAAAGGAGAAGAGAGAGAGATTTACACCGCATCTTACCATTGGACGGATAAAGTTGCCTTATCGAGATGCGGGTTTATTGAGTGAGGCAATGGATGAGTTTGAAAAGTCAGAGGTAGGTACCTTTGAGGCAAAAGAGGTCAGCCTGATAAAAAGCGACCTTAAGCCCGAAGGTGCCATGTATACGACATTAGCAAGGATATCAATTGGACATCATGGTTCATAG